The candidate division KSB1 bacterium DNA segment AGATCATCATGAAGAAGTATATCAACATCGGCATTGCGGTGGCGCTGGAGCAGGGATTGATTGTGCCGGTGATTAAAAATTCCGATTCCTACAATCTTGTCGGCCTGGCGCGGGCGACGAATGACCTGGCGCATCGTGCGCGCAACAAACAACTCAAGCCGGACGAGGTGCAGAACGGCACGTTTTCGATTACCAACATGGGCAGCTTCGGCAATCTCTTCGGCATTCCGGTGATCAACCAGCCGCAGGTGGCGATTCTGGGCATCGGCGCGATTACGAAACGTCCGGTGGTGATTAACGATGCCATTGCCATCCGCGATATTGTGTATTTGTCGCTCTCGTATGATCATCGTATTATCGACGGTGCTTATGGCGGCCAATTTTTGGAACGGGTGGTGCATTATTTGGAAAACTTTCAACCGTAAAACAAGTAAAAACGCGGCGACGAAGATTTTGGGGTATTTTTATGAAGTTTCGCATTGACGTCGCGCAAAGCGCTTTTGATGATTTGTTGTGGTTTAAGAAATACGAGCGCGTGCTCATTTTGGATGCCATGGATGAGCAATTACTCAATGAACCTGCTGTGGAAACGCGCCATCGCAAAAGCTTGCGCGAGAATATACTTTCACGATGGGAATTGCGGGTTGATAAATATCGCGTCTTTTATAATGTGAATGAAACAGATGGCGTTGTTGAGGTGACCGCCGTCGGGCACAAAGAGCATGGAAAACTGTTCATTCGCGGAAAGGAAGTGAAAATATGAAAACCGTGGAACTGTCAAGCAACCCCATTACTATCGAGCAACTCTTGGAATGGGCTAGCTTGGAGAATGTCATTATTCGACGGAATGGTGAAAAGTTTGTCGTGGCCATGGTCGATGATTTTGAAGCGGAAGTCGAAAGTCTTCGGCACAATGATGAGTTCATTGCCTTTCTTGACGCCAGAGCCAAAGACCCAAAGATTCCAATTGAAGAGGCAAGAAAGCGGCTCTTGGAACAAGACTAAATTGATCTCATGAGTATAGTATTACCAATAATCGAATCAGGGCAGGAGGCAGGCCGACAAATTCCCCGCCGTCCGGAATGGCTGAAAGTTAAAATCCCTGGCGGCGCGGGATATACCGAGACCAAGCAGCTTGTCGATCAACACCGCTTGCACACGGTTTGTGAGGAGGCGCGGTGTCCGAACATCGCGGAGTGCTGGTCGCGGCGCAGTGCGACGTTCATGATTCTCGGCGACATCTGCACGCGGAGTTGCGGCTTCTGTGCGGTGAAAACCGGGCGGCCGCTTTATTTGGATTGGGATGAGCCGCGCCGTGTGGCCGAGGCGGTGGCGCAACTCAAGTTGCGGCATTGCGTGATCACCTCGGTG contains these protein-coding regions:
- a CDS encoding type II toxin-antitoxin system RelE/ParE family toxin, encoding MKFRIDVAQSAFDDLLWFKKYERVLILDAMDEQLLNEPAVETRHRKSLRENILSRWELRVDKYRVFYNVNETDGVVEVTAVGHKEHGKLFIRGKEVKI